The genomic segment GGGCGCGGCATCGGGCCCGCATACGAGGACAAGGTCGCGCGGCGCGCGATCCGCCTGCAGGACCTCTTCCACCGCAAGCGCTTCGCGGCCAAATTGGGGGAAGTCCTCGACTATCACAACTTCATGCTGAAGAACTATTACAAGGCGCCGACGGTCGACTTCAACCAGACGCTGGACGAGACGCTGGCGCTCGCCGAGCGCATCGCGCCGATGGTCGGCGACGTGCCGCGGCTGCTGTACGAAGCGCAGACCGCGGGCAACAACCTCCTGTTCGAAGGCGCGCAGGGCACGCTGCTCGACGTCGACCACGGCACGTATCCGTACGTCACCTCGAGCAACTGCGTCGCGGGCGCGGCTGCGGCCGGGGCGGGCGTGGGCCCGAGCGGCCTGCACTACGTGCTCGGCATCACCAAGGCCTACACCACGCGCGTGGGCTCGGGACCGTTTCCGACCGAGCTCGACGACGACGTGGGCAGACAGCTTGCAAGCCGCGGTAACGAAGTCGGCGCGACCACCGGACGCCCGCGGCGCTGCGGGTGGTTCGACGCCGCCGCGCTGAAGCGCTCGATACAGATCAACGGCGTCTCGGGACTATGCGTCACCAAGCTCGACGTGCTCGACGGCATGGAGGAAGTGCGGCTCGGCGTCGG from the Burkholderiales bacterium genome contains:
- a CDS encoding adenylosuccinate synthase codes for the protein MAKNVVVVGTQWGDEGKGKIVDWLTDRAQGVVRFQGGHNAGHTLVIGGEKTVLHLIPSGILRDKVACYIGNGVVLSPQALLEEVDTLHAAGVDVTSRLKISEACPLILPYHGAVDRAREAAKGEAKIGTTGRGIGPAYEDKVARRAIRLQDLFHRKRFAAKLGEVLDYHNFMLKNYYKAPTVDFNQTLDETLALAERIAPMVGDVPRLLYEAQTAGNNLLFEGAQGTLLDVDHGTYPYVTSSNCVAGAAAAGAGVGPSGLHYVLGITKAYTTRVGSGPFPTELDDDVGRQLASRGNEVGATTGRPRRCGWFDAAALKRSIQINGVSGLCVTKLDVLDGMEEVRLGVGYRCASGKESDILPFGAEMLEECEPVYESLPGWSESTVGVTTFDALPKAAQAYLDRMQAVCGVPVDLISTGPDRDQTIVRRHPFA